In one Desulfobaculum bizertense DSM 18034 genomic region, the following are encoded:
- a CDS encoding Crp/Fnr family transcriptional regulator — protein MKLTSIDLVKIIESPESEDILGAFRSRTFRKGEVLASPDDTENFVFIIREGRARIFMSSPSREFMLSILSKGDIYSTHTRATCQALEDGMMYTCPILKFKDIATKHSEFTMTMVKVLGELLSSTFSIIDGFAFRDTALRLTLFLYEEALHSGKEENGGRYLELTLTVEQIAQVIGSSRQLVSTLLNDMYKSGLVERRGRGKFFIPDMERLHKESQLPL, from the coding sequence ATGAAATTAACAAGCATTGATCTTGTCAAAATCATCGAATCTCCAGAAAGTGAAGACATTCTGGGCGCCTTTCGAAGTCGCACTTTTCGCAAAGGAGAGGTGCTGGCCTCCCCCGACGACACTGAGAATTTCGTATTCATTATCCGAGAGGGACGCGCTCGAATTTTCATGAGTTCTCCATCAAGAGAATTCATGCTCTCCATCCTTAGCAAAGGAGACATCTACAGCACCCACACAAGAGCGACCTGTCAGGCTCTCGAAGACGGCATGATGTACACCTGCCCCATCCTTAAATTCAAGGATATCGCCACGAAACATAGTGAATTCACCATGACAATGGTAAAAGTCCTCGGTGAATTACTCTCCAGCACATTCTCCATTATCGACGGGTTTGCTTTTCGCGACACCGCATTGCGCCTCACACTCTTTCTCTATGAAGAAGCGCTCCACTCCGGCAAAGAAGAAAACGGCGGACGATACCTAGAACTGACACTCACAGTGGAGCAAATCGCTCAGGTAATCGGGTCTTCACGCCAACTGGTCTCGACTCTCCTCAACGACATGTATAAATCCGGTCTCGTAGAACGCCGTGGGCGTGGTAAATTTTTCATTCCAGACATGGAACGGCTACACAAAGAATCCCAACTGCCTCTCTAA